One stretch of Pandoraea oxalativorans DNA includes these proteins:
- a CDS encoding flagellar basal body P-ring protein FlgI — MSIMSFLSRRAPNTGSTGSTGSTGSTGSLGPVRQLRQLRRTASTLAVAVAVSVAGGAVLLAPGEAHAERLKELASIQGVRDNQLIGYGLVAGLDNSGDQTTQTPFTVQSMTNMLSQLGITVAPGTNMQLKNVAAVMVTATLPAFTRPGQAIDVVVSSMGNAKSLRGGTLLMTPLKGPDGQVYALAQGNLLVGGAGAAANGSSVTINQLASGRIPSGAIVERAVPTAMGGQPGTVQMELNATDFSTAQRVVDAVNRRFGYGTAQALDGRVILLRTPTDPSSRVQFLAQLESLEVRPDNTAARVIINARTGSVVMNQNVTIQQCAVAHGNLSVVIDTQNNVSQPAPFSGGQTVVAPNSQISVQQENNALKMVKAGANLADVVKALNSLGASPADLMSILQAMKASGALRADLEII; from the coding sequence ATGTCGATCATGTCGTTCCTGTCGCGCCGCGCGCCTAACACCGGCTCAACCGGCTCAACCGGCTCAACCGGCTCAACCGGCTCCCTCGGCCCCGTCCGCCAACTCCGCCAACTCCGCCGCACCGCCTCCACGCTGGCCGTGGCAGTGGCGGTGAGCGTCGCGGGCGGCGCTGTGCTGCTTGCGCCGGGCGAGGCCCACGCCGAGCGGCTCAAGGAACTGGCGTCGATTCAGGGCGTGCGCGACAACCAGCTGATCGGCTACGGCCTCGTCGCCGGTCTCGACAACTCGGGCGACCAGACGACCCAGACGCCGTTCACCGTGCAGAGCATGACCAACATGCTCTCGCAGCTGGGCATCACGGTCGCGCCGGGCACCAACATGCAGTTGAAGAACGTGGCCGCCGTGATGGTGACGGCCACGCTGCCAGCGTTCACGCGTCCCGGACAGGCCATCGACGTGGTGGTCTCGTCGATGGGTAACGCCAAGAGTCTGCGCGGCGGCACGCTGCTGATGACCCCGCTCAAGGGGCCGGACGGTCAGGTCTACGCGCTGGCGCAGGGCAACCTGCTGGTCGGCGGCGCGGGCGCGGCCGCCAACGGGTCGAGCGTGACGATCAACCAACTGGCCTCAGGCCGGATTCCGAGCGGCGCCATCGTCGAGCGCGCCGTGCCGACCGCCATGGGCGGTCAGCCGGGCACCGTGCAGATGGAGCTCAACGCCACCGACTTCTCGACCGCGCAGCGCGTGGTCGACGCCGTGAACCGACGCTTCGGCTACGGCACCGCACAGGCGCTCGACGGCCGCGTGATCCTGCTGCGCACGCCGACCGACCCGTCCTCGCGCGTGCAATTCCTCGCGCAGCTCGAAAGCCTCGAAGTGCGCCCGGACAACACGGCCGCACGCGTCATCATCAACGCTCGCACGGGGTCGGTGGTGATGAACCAGAACGTGACGATCCAGCAATGCGCGGTCGCTCACGGCAACCTGTCGGTCGTCATCGACACGCAAAACAATGTGAGCCAGCCGGCACCGTTCTCGGGCGGTCAGACGGTCGTGGCCCCGAATTCGCAAATCTCCGTTCAACAGGAGAACAACGCGCTCAAGATGGTGAAAGCGGGCGCCAACCTCGCCGACGTCGTCAAGGCGCTGAACTCGCTCGGTGCGAGTCCGGCAGACCTGATGTCGATTCTGCAGGCCATGAAGGCCTCGGGCGCCCTGCGCGCCGACCTGGAGATCATCTGA
- a CDS encoding flagellar basal body L-ring protein FlgH, whose amino-acid sequence MSASTTASQRKPRSAGLARFLALAAAVALTGLAGCAYVPQEPVVNGPTTTRPPPPPVSADPEGSIYRPLYSNRPLFEDRRPRNVGDILTIVINENTAASKNSGANTTRSGSGNLTLTQTPGVIGGVLNNQALDASGANKFDAKGAANANNVFSGQITVTVMDVLSNGNLAVAGEKQIAINQGTEYIKFSGIVSPQTISGANTVPSTQVADARIEYRGKGYINEAETMGWLQRFFLNVSPF is encoded by the coding sequence ATGTCCGCAAGCACGACCGCATCTCAACGCAAGCCACGCAGCGCGGGCCTCGCTCGGTTCCTCGCGCTCGCGGCTGCCGTGGCGTTGACCGGTCTGGCGGGCTGCGCCTACGTGCCGCAGGAGCCGGTCGTCAACGGACCGACGACCACGCGTCCGCCGCCCCCGCCCGTGTCTGCCGATCCGGAAGGTTCGATCTACCGTCCGCTGTACTCGAACCGTCCGCTGTTCGAAGATCGCCGTCCGCGCAACGTTGGCGACATTCTCACGATCGTCATCAACGAAAACACGGCGGCGAGCAAGAACTCCGGCGCGAACACCACGCGCTCCGGCAGCGGCAATCTGACACTGACGCAGACGCCCGGTGTGATCGGCGGCGTGCTGAATAATCAGGCCCTCGACGCGAGCGGTGCGAACAAGTTCGATGCCAAGGGCGCGGCCAACGCCAACAACGTGTTCTCGGGGCAGATCACCGTGACCGTGATGGACGTGCTCTCCAACGGTAACCTCGCGGTCGCCGGGGAGAAGCAGATCGCGATCAACCAGGGCACGGAGTACATCAAGTTCTCGGGCATCGTCAGCCCGCAGACCATTTCGGGCGCGAACACCGTGCCTTCGACGCAGGTGGCCGATGCGCGCATCGAATACCGTGGCAAAGGCTACATCAACGAAGCCGAAACCATGGGCTGGCTGCAGCGCTTCTTCCTTAACGTCTCGCCCTTCTGA
- the flgJ gene encoding flagellar assembly peptidoglycan hydrolase FlgJ → MADGNRLTGAAGAHLPDLTQRASYDMQGLTALRAAAHQQTPQATQQAAKQFEAVFTQMMVKSMRDATMSGGLLGSDQEKMFNGMLDDQLAQQLASNKGIGLADLMLKQLAKTGTTLPPAAMGRQQPLAGRAYNSADAIGVADNAPAVAGEFVDRMATAAQNASANSGIPARFMLSQAALESGWGKREIRRADGSTSHNVFGIKAGKNWNGPTVEVATTEYVNGQPRKVMAKFRAYGSYDEAFADYAKLISNNPRYSSVVASANDAASFANNLQRAGYATDPQYASKLMKVMKHFT, encoded by the coding sequence ATGGCCGACGGCAATCGTCTCACGGGGGCTGCAGGCGCCCATCTGCCCGACCTGACGCAGCGAGCGTCCTACGACATGCAGGGCCTCACCGCGCTGCGCGCCGCCGCCCATCAGCAAACGCCGCAGGCCACGCAGCAGGCGGCCAAGCAGTTCGAAGCCGTCTTCACGCAGATGATGGTCAAGAGCATGCGCGACGCCACCATGTCCGGCGGTTTGCTCGGCAGCGATCAGGAAAAGATGTTCAACGGCATGCTGGACGACCAGCTCGCCCAGCAACTGGCATCGAACAAAGGCATCGGGCTGGCGGACCTCATGCTCAAGCAACTGGCCAAGACCGGCACCACGCTGCCGCCGGCGGCCATGGGCCGTCAGCAACCGCTGGCCGGGCGTGCGTATAACTCGGCAGACGCCATCGGCGTGGCCGACAACGCACCGGCGGTTGCCGGCGAATTCGTCGACCGGATGGCCACGGCCGCCCAGAACGCCAGCGCCAACAGCGGCATTCCGGCGCGCTTCATGCTGAGTCAGGCGGCGCTGGAGTCGGGCTGGGGCAAGCGCGAGATCCGCCGGGCGGACGGCAGCACGAGCCACAACGTTTTCGGCATCAAGGCGGGCAAGAACTGGAATGGCCCGACCGTGGAAGTGGCGACGACCGAGTACGTGAACGGCCAGCCGCGCAAGGTGATGGCCAAATTCCGTGCCTACGGGTCGTACGACGAGGCGTTCGCCGATTACGCCAAGCTGATTTCGAACAATCCGCGCTATTCGTCGGTGGTGGCAAGCGCCAACGACGCCGCGAGCTTTGCCAACAATCTGCAACGCGCCGGTTACGCAACCGACCCGCAGTACGCCAGCAAGCTCATGAAGGTCATGAAGCACTTCACCTGA
- the fliQ gene encoding flagellar biosynthesis protein FliQ produces the protein MTPETVMALAHQAMQICLLLAAPLLIVALVSGLLVSLFQAATQINEMTLSFIPKLLAVFITLVVAGPWMLNLMVDYMRQLLTGIPGLVG, from the coding sequence ATGACTCCGGAAACCGTGATGGCGCTGGCCCATCAGGCCATGCAGATCTGCCTGCTGCTCGCCGCACCGCTGCTGATCGTCGCCCTCGTCTCCGGTCTGCTCGTGAGCCTGTTTCAGGCGGCCACGCAGATCAACGAAATGACGCTGTCGTTCATCCCCAAGCTGCTCGCCGTGTTCATCACGCTCGTGGTCGCCGGTCCGTGGATGCTCAACCTGATGGTCGACTACATGCGCCAGTTGCTCACCGGCATTCCCGGCCTCGTCGGGTAA
- the flgK gene encoding flagellar hook-associated protein FlgK — MSLINIGMSGLNAAQFALSTTGNNVANAGTAGYNRQIVDYSQAASQYAGVGYLGSGVLVNDVSRVYSQFLSNQTNQAQTQYSQLNTYYQQISQINNALGSSTTGLSATMSQFFTNLQNIVSAPANSATRATVVSSAQTLASMFQSLSGTLSTLRSSTNASIAQSTDQINVYAKQIAQLNDAIVQAQANGGGATPNDLLDQRDQAVASLNAIIQTNVVKAQDGTYNVYVGNGQSLVTGNSAYQLTTVASTNDPSELTIAYVTPNGTKVPVPESSITGGSLAGLLSFRSGALTQAQNSLGQIAVSLAGTMNAQNQLGLDLYGQLGGNLFTVPNPTIVANTKNSNSAVLNSTITDASKITASDYNVTFDGTNYTMTRSSDGAKWTAPVPATAGAPLAFTDSSGKAFDDGFNVTVGNNVAGDSFTIEPTRNAAGNIGVAITDPGKIALAAPILASTPTTNTGSLKTDQGSVDVNYLSNVLTTPVSFTFSKNATTGAITLVAPAPMTVTVNGTTTTYAAGDTVPYDATNGAKITMNGMTVNVSGTPADGDKLTISPNAAGATTDNRNGLALSALQNDKTKVGGKDSYASAYANLVSYVGSTTNTYKATSAAQQTLLTQAKSAQQSNSGVSLDEEAANLIKFQQLYQANSKVIQTASQLFDTILQMVN; from the coding sequence ATGAGCCTAATCAATATTGGCATGAGCGGGCTGAACGCCGCCCAGTTCGCCCTCAGCACCACCGGCAACAACGTCGCCAATGCGGGCACGGCCGGTTACAACCGTCAGATCGTCGATTATTCGCAGGCCGCGAGCCAGTACGCCGGTGTCGGCTATCTGGGGTCGGGCGTGCTGGTGAACGACGTCTCGCGCGTCTACAGCCAGTTCCTGTCGAACCAGACGAACCAGGCGCAGACTCAGTACAGCCAGCTCAACACGTACTATCAGCAGATCTCGCAGATCAACAACGCGCTGGGCAGCTCGACGACCGGCCTGTCGGCCACCATGTCGCAGTTCTTCACGAACCTGCAGAACATCGTGTCCGCCCCGGCGAACTCGGCCACGCGTGCGACCGTCGTGTCGTCGGCACAAACGCTCGCGAGCATGTTCCAGTCGCTCTCCGGCACGCTGTCCACGCTGCGCTCGAGCACCAACGCCAGCATTGCCCAGTCGACCGACCAGATCAACGTTTACGCCAAGCAGATCGCGCAACTGAACGACGCCATCGTGCAGGCGCAGGCCAATGGCGGCGGCGCGACGCCGAACGACCTGCTCGACCAGCGCGATCAGGCGGTCGCCAGCCTGAACGCCATCATCCAGACCAACGTGGTCAAGGCGCAGGACGGCACCTACAACGTCTACGTCGGTAATGGCCAGTCGCTCGTGACGGGCAACTCGGCGTATCAGCTGACGACCGTGGCGTCGACCAATGACCCGTCGGAACTGACGATTGCCTACGTGACGCCCAACGGCACCAAGGTGCCGGTGCCGGAATCGTCGATCACCGGTGGCTCGCTCGCCGGTCTGCTGTCGTTCCGCAGCGGCGCGCTGACGCAAGCCCAGAATTCGCTCGGTCAGATCGCCGTGTCGCTCGCGGGCACGATGAACGCGCAGAACCAGCTCGGTCTGGACCTTTACGGCCAACTCGGCGGCAACCTGTTCACGGTGCCGAACCCGACCATCGTCGCCAACACGAAGAATTCGAACAGCGCGGTGCTCAATTCGACGATTACCGACGCTTCGAAGATCACGGCCAGCGACTACAACGTCACGTTCGACGGCACGAACTACACGATGACCCGTTCGTCGGACGGCGCGAAGTGGACGGCCCCGGTGCCCGCCACCGCTGGCGCACCGCTGGCGTTCACGGACAGCAGCGGCAAAGCGTTCGACGACGGCTTCAACGTCACTGTCGGCAACAACGTTGCGGGCGACAGCTTCACGATCGAGCCGACGCGCAACGCCGCAGGCAACATCGGTGTGGCGATCACCGACCCGGGCAAGATCGCCCTGGCCGCGCCGATCCTCGCCTCCACGCCAACGACCAATACCGGTTCGCTCAAAACTGACCAGGGGTCCGTCGACGTCAACTACCTGTCGAACGTCCTGACCACGCCGGTCTCGTTCACGTTCAGCAAGAACGCCACGACCGGCGCGATCACGCTGGTCGCCCCGGCGCCGATGACCGTGACGGTCAACGGCACGACGACCACGTACGCGGCTGGCGACACCGTGCCGTACGACGCCACCAACGGCGCGAAGATCACGATGAACGGCATGACCGTGAACGTGAGCGGCACCCCGGCTGACGGCGACAAGCTGACGATCTCCCCGAACGCTGCGGGCGCGACGACGGACAACCGTAACGGCCTTGCACTCTCCGCATTGCAGAACGACAAGACCAAGGTCGGCGGCAAGGATAGCTATGCGTCCGCCTACGCCAATCTGGTCTCGTACGTCGGCTCGACCACGAACACCTACAAGGCGACGAGCGCCGCGCAGCAAACGCTGCTCACGCAGGCGAAGAGCGCCCAGCAGTCCAATTCCGGCGTCAGCCTCGACGAAGAGGCCGCCAACCTGATCAAGTTCCAGCAGCTCTATCAGGCCAACTCAAAGGTCATCCAGACCGCGTCGCAGCTGTTCGACACGATTCTGCAGATGGTCAACTAA
- the fliP gene encoding flagellar type III secretion system pore protein FliP (The bacterial flagellar biogenesis protein FliP forms a type III secretion system (T3SS)-type pore required for flagellar assembly.): MSRGVLLAGQAPGPARIFRPTASPKPGLALALLACLLCLTGLTIPVSAFAQATLPAFTTTPAPGGGQTYSLSVQTMLLLTSLGFLPAMLLMMTAFTRIIIVLSLLRHAIGVTTSPPNQILIGLALFLTFFVMSPVFDQVYTNAYQPFAANKISFEQAIDTGAKPFHSFMLKQTREADLALFAKLAKTPPMNGPEDVPMRILVPAFATSELKTAFQIGFTIFIPFLIIDLVVASVLMAMGMMMVSPSTVSLPFKLMLFVVVDGWQLLLGSLAQSFTT; this comes from the coding sequence ACCGGGCCCGGCGCGTATTTTCCGTCCGACGGCCAGTCCGAAGCCGGGTCTCGCACTCGCGCTGCTTGCATGTCTGCTTTGCCTGACAGGCCTGACGATACCCGTCAGCGCTTTCGCGCAGGCCACCCTGCCCGCCTTCACCACGACGCCCGCACCGGGCGGCGGACAGACCTACTCGCTGTCCGTGCAGACGATGCTGCTGCTCACGTCGCTGGGCTTTCTGCCCGCGATGTTGCTGATGATGACCGCCTTCACGCGCATCATCATCGTGCTCTCGCTGCTGCGTCACGCCATCGGCGTGACGACCTCGCCGCCGAACCAGATCCTGATCGGTCTCGCGCTGTTCCTGACCTTCTTCGTCATGTCGCCCGTGTTCGATCAGGTCTACACGAACGCCTACCAGCCGTTCGCGGCGAACAAGATCAGCTTCGAGCAGGCCATCGACACCGGCGCGAAGCCGTTCCACTCGTTCATGCTCAAGCAGACGCGTGAAGCGGACCTCGCCCTGTTCGCCAAGCTCGCCAAGACACCCCCGATGAACGGCCCGGAAGATGTGCCGATGCGCATTCTCGTGCCCGCCTTCGCCACCAGCGAACTGAAGACGGCTTTCCAGATCGGCTTCACGATCTTCATTCCGTTCCTGATCATCGACCTCGTGGTGGCCAGCGTGCTGATGGCCATGGGGATGATGATGGTCTCGCCGTCCACCGTTTCGCTGCCGTTCAAGCTGATGCTGTTCGTGGTGGTCGACGGCTGGCAACTGCTGCTGGGCTCGCTGGCCCAGAGCTTCACGACGTAG
- the flgG gene encoding flagellar basal-body rod protein FlgG: MIRSLYIAATGMNAQQTNMDVISNNLANTSTNGFKKGRAVFEDLLYQTIRQPGAQSSQQTLLPSGLQLGTGVRPAATERIFTQGNLTSTANAKDVAINGDGFFQVLMPDGTTAYTRDGSFQVDNNGQLVTASGYPIQPAITIPANALSLTIARDGTVSVTQPGNTANVQIGTFQLATFINNAGLQSMGENLYAETAASGAPNVAQPGTNGAGVLNQNYVETSNVNVVEELVNMISAQRAYEINSKAVTASDQMLQRLTQM; the protein is encoded by the coding sequence ATGATCCGTTCGCTCTACATCGCTGCCACCGGCATGAACGCCCAGCAGACGAACATGGACGTGATTTCGAACAACCTGGCCAACACCAGCACGAACGGCTTCAAGAAAGGCCGCGCGGTGTTCGAGGATCTGCTGTATCAGACGATCCGCCAGCCGGGTGCTCAGTCGTCGCAGCAAACCCTGCTGCCCTCGGGCCTGCAACTGGGCACGGGCGTGCGTCCGGCCGCGACCGAGCGCATCTTCACGCAGGGCAACCTGACGTCGACGGCAAACGCGAAGGACGTGGCCATCAACGGCGACGGCTTCTTCCAGGTGCTCATGCCGGACGGCACGACCGCCTACACGCGCGACGGCTCGTTCCAGGTCGATAACAACGGCCAGCTCGTGACGGCCTCGGGCTACCCGATCCAACCGGCGATCACGATCCCGGCCAACGCGCTGTCGCTGACCATCGCGCGCGACGGCACGGTCTCGGTCACGCAGCCGGGCAACACGGCCAACGTGCAGATCGGTACGTTCCAGCTCGCCACGTTCATCAACAACGCCGGCCTGCAAAGCATGGGCGAGAACCTGTACGCGGAGACGGCCGCTTCGGGCGCACCGAACGTCGCGCAGCCGGGCACCAACGGCGCGGGCGTGCTCAACCAGAACTACGTCGAAACGTCGAACGTGAACGTGGTGGAAGAACTCGTGAACATGATTTCGGCCCAGCGCGCCTATGAAATCAACTCGAAGGCGGTGACGGCGTCGGATCAGATGCTGCAACGTCTGACGCAGATGTAA
- a CDS encoding flagellar basal body rod protein FlgF has translation MDRLIYIAMTGAKQAMEQQSTTANNLANVSTPGFRAQLSAFRQAPVRGADGSTGTRTFVTTSTPGTDFTPGAMQQTGRALDVAIQGQGWLAVRDAQGREAYTRGGNLEMTADGQITLHGLPVMTDAGPAAVPPGAAVTVGTDGTISALGQGDPPNSIAVMGQLKLVNPPEGNLVRGDDGLFRMGNNAPAQVDPNVVVVAGSIETSNVNPVSGLVNMISQSRAFEMQMKMLQTADTNEQSANQLLNFS, from the coding sequence ATGGATCGTCTGATCTATATCGCCATGACCGGCGCAAAGCAGGCGATGGAGCAACAGTCGACCACCGCCAACAATCTGGCGAACGTCTCGACGCCGGGCTTTCGCGCCCAGCTCTCGGCGTTCCGTCAGGCGCCGGTGCGCGGGGCCGACGGATCGACCGGCACGCGCACGTTCGTGACGACGTCCACGCCGGGCACCGACTTCACGCCCGGCGCCATGCAGCAAACGGGCCGTGCGCTCGACGTAGCCATTCAGGGACAGGGCTGGCTGGCGGTGCGCGACGCGCAGGGCCGCGAAGCCTATACCCGTGGCGGCAACCTCGAAATGACGGCCGACGGCCAGATCACGTTGCATGGCCTGCCGGTCATGACCGACGCCGGTCCGGCTGCCGTGCCGCCGGGGGCTGCCGTGACCGTGGGCACCGACGGCACGATCTCGGCGCTGGGGCAGGGCGATCCGCCCAATTCCATCGCCGTGATGGGCCAGCTAAAGCTGGTCAACCCGCCCGAGGGCAACCTCGTGCGGGGGGACGACGGCCTGTTCCGCATGGGCAATAACGCACCGGCGCAGGTCGATCCGAATGTCGTGGTGGTCGCGGGCTCGATCGAGACCAGCAACGTCAATCCGGTCAGCGGTCTGGTGAACATGATTTCGCAGTCGCGGGCCTTCGAAATGCAGATGAAGATGCTGCAGACGGCCGACACCAACGAACAATCCGCCAACCAGTTGCTGAACTTCAGCTAA
- the fliR gene encoding flagellar biosynthetic protein FliR yields MISFTYDQLSGVIATFLFPFVRLLSLSMTAPIFGDSRVPGTVKIGLAGIVALTLAPVIGPAPSASPFSWEGLWILAQQMMIGAALGWCMQLVFSAVSMAGDFVGLQMGLSFATLLNPNADGSTAVLGMLLNVVIMLVFLATNGHLVMYATLVQSFMVLPVSGTPISVMGWHYLAMLGGQLFTLALMLSLPLVAALLICNLALGILNRAAPQLNIFAVGFPLTLGVGLVVLELMMPRLAPVMDHFVSIGIDMMMRATAAFVPKA; encoded by the coding sequence TTGATCAGCTTCACTTACGACCAGCTCTCGGGCGTCATTGCGACGTTCCTGTTCCCGTTCGTCCGCCTGCTCTCGCTGTCCATGACTGCGCCGATCTTCGGCGACTCGCGCGTGCCCGGCACTGTGAAGATCGGCCTGGCGGGTATCGTTGCGCTCACGCTCGCTCCGGTCATCGGTCCGGCACCGTCGGCCTCACCGTTCTCGTGGGAAGGTCTGTGGATTCTCGCGCAGCAGATGATGATTGGTGCTGCGCTCGGCTGGTGCATGCAGCTCGTGTTTTCCGCCGTCAGCATGGCGGGCGACTTCGTCGGCCTGCAAATGGGCCTGTCCTTTGCCACGCTGCTCAATCCCAATGCCGACGGCAGCACCGCCGTGCTCGGCATGCTGCTCAACGTCGTGATCATGCTGGTCTTTCTCGCGACGAACGGGCATCTGGTGATGTACGCCACGCTGGTGCAAAGCTTCATGGTGCTGCCGGTCTCCGGCACGCCGATCTCGGTGATGGGCTGGCATTACCTCGCCATGCTCGGCGGGCAGTTGTTCACGCTGGCACTGATGTTGTCGCTGCCGCTCGTCGCCGCGCTGCTGATCTGTAACCTTGCGCTGGGCATTCTGAACCGCGCCGCGCCGCAACTGAACATCTTCGCCGTGGGCTTTCCGCTCACGCTCGGCGTCGGTCTCGTGGTGCTCGAACTGATGATGCCGCGCCTCGCACCGGTGATGGACCACTTCGTGTCCATCGGCATCGACATGATGATGCGCGCTACGGCCGCGTTCGTGCCGAAGGCGTAA
- the flgL gene encoding flagellar hook-associated protein FlgL, with the protein MRISTSMIFDQGSSAMSRNVSDLLNTQAQLSSGKRVTTPSDDPLASAQAVAVSQAQDMNKQYATNRGSATTALQLEDQTFGSIVNTLQHVMSQVIAAGSPSLNDNDRSAIATDLQSSYQQLLSLANTTDANGQYLFSGFMGSSAAYVATPTGATYAGDTGLRYVQVSSGRQIPINDIGSNIFQAIQPATASTVISGSLSNTGTATFTPVSTTDASNAAANHQFSISFAIDNTTTPPTTNYTVKDLTDTTAADVTGAYTSGQPITFAGKSVTFTGDPATGDTYNVNPATKSSTNVFDNLQALINTLKTPISAQGQAGSANLSNALTTFNQMFSNTYDNVTTVRTTVGSRLNEITTLNDIGSANDLAYTSQMQDLLDVDIISATSQFAQQQAALQASQQTFIQTQKLSLFSLL; encoded by the coding sequence ATGCGTATCAGCACCAGCATGATTTTCGATCAGGGGTCGTCGGCCATGAGCCGTAACGTCTCGGATCTGCTCAACACGCAAGCACAGCTCTCGTCGGGCAAGCGCGTGACCACGCCGAGCGACGATCCGCTCGCGTCGGCACAGGCCGTGGCCGTGTCGCAAGCCCAGGACATGAACAAGCAGTACGCGACGAATCGCGGTTCGGCGACGACGGCGCTTCAACTCGAAGACCAGACCTTCGGCAGCATCGTCAACACGCTGCAACACGTCATGTCGCAAGTGATCGCTGCGGGCAGCCCGTCGCTCAACGACAACGACCGCTCGGCCATCGCGACCGATCTGCAATCGAGCTACCAGCAGTTGCTCTCGCTGGCCAATACGACCGATGCGAACGGCCAGTACCTGTTCTCCGGCTTCATGGGTAGCTCGGCCGCCTACGTCGCCACGCCGACGGGTGCCACTTACGCGGGCGACACGGGGCTTCGTTACGTGCAAGTGAGCAGCGGACGTCAGATTCCGATCAACGACATCGGCTCGAACATTTTCCAGGCGATTCAGCCAGCCACCGCCAGCACGGTGATCAGCGGCAGTCTGTCGAACACCGGCACGGCCACGTTCACGCCGGTCTCGACGACCGACGCCAGCAACGCGGCGGCCAATCACCAGTTCTCGATCAGTTTCGCCATCGACAACACGACCACGCCGCCGACGACGAACTACACGGTCAAGGATCTGACGGACACGACCGCAGCGGATGTGACGGGCGCATACACGTCGGGCCAGCCGATCACGTTCGCAGGCAAGTCGGTGACGTTCACGGGCGATCCGGCCACGGGCGACACCTATAACGTCAATCCGGCAACCAAGTCCAGCACGAACGTGTTCGACAACCTGCAAGCGCTGATCAACACGCTCAAGACGCCGATCTCGGCGCAAGGTCAGGCCGGTTCGGCCAATCTGAGCAACGCGCTGACCACGTTCAACCAGATGTTCAGCAACACCTACGATAACGTGACGACCGTTCGTACGACGGTCGGCTCGCGCCTGAACGAGATCACGACGCTCAACGACATCGGCAGCGCCAACGATCTCGCTTACACGTCGCAAATGCAGGATCTGCTGGACGTGGACATCATCTCGGCGACGAGCCAGTTCGCGCAGCAACAGGCCGCGCTGCAAGCCTCGCAGCAGACCTTCATCCAGACGCAAAAGCTGTCGCTGTTCAGCCTGCTCTGA